From the genome of Spinacia oleracea cultivar Varoflay chromosome 2, BTI_SOV_V1, whole genome shotgun sequence, one region includes:
- the LOC110788963 gene encoding uncharacterized protein, with protein MGGKQTSLAAKPDPLNFATPTTSSSPLSSKPSPSSSPPPLSVDSVFGSVPTRLEAEYAITAFQSFMVQGLFSSLSIVDRLQPLVNHDHDPRILQSTGFQRVYDAFRLLQTVPSVQKMVVSISSDELVWDAVMKNNQVQEFRQSVNQAKASRRQRSDEEPNLVSTVLKWILHNMKLTVLQLIESLKSVVSKSFESSQNEDTIPELKYGFEEMIVSTVLLSTITLMIVLVTRAYGV; from the exons ATGGGTGGCAAACAAACAAGTTTAGCAGCAAAACCAGACCCTTTAAACTTTGCTACACCAACAACTTCTTCGTCCCCTTTATCATCCAAACCatctccttcttcttctcctcctccTCTTTCAGTTGATTCTGTTTTCGGTTCTGTTCCTACTCGACTCGAGGCCGAATATGCAATTACAGCTTTTCAAAG CTTCATGGTGCAAGGGCTTTTTTCATCTTTGTCGATAGTAGATCGTTTACAGCCTCTTGTGAATCATGATCATGACCCAAGAATACTGCAGTCTACTGGATTTCAAAGGGTTTATGATGCCTTTCGTTTGTTACAGACAGTACCGTCTGTTCAA AAAATGGTAGTGTCCATATCATCTGATGAACTTGTGTGGGATGCTGTAATGAAGAATAACCAAGTTCAGGAGTTCCGCCAGTCAGTCAATCAAG CTAAAGCAAGCAGACGTCAGAGGTCTGATGAGGAACCTAACTTAGTTTCAACAGTTCTGAAATGGATTCTGCACAATATGAAGCTTACAGTTCTGCAACTAATCGAGTCGTTAAAGTCAGTAGTCAGCAAGAGCTTTGAGTCCTCTCAGAACGAGGACACAATCCCAGAATTGAAATATGGGTTCGAGGAAATGATTGTCTCGACTGTACTGCTATCCACCATCACTCTCATGATTGTGCTTGTCACTCGTGCCTACGGAGTATAA
- the LOC110788984 gene encoding serine carboxypeptidase-like 16 isoform X1, giving the protein MKLLILLLILLMLILSPINSESRLVKYLPGFPGNLPFKLHTGYVGVGKGEEVQLFYYFIESERDPETDPLLLWLTGGPGCTSLSAIYFEHIGPLSFNYTGVYFNRTTSTWETDLPALQLNPYSWTKVSNILFLESPVGTGFSYATNAESYYTTDIKSSKQIYEFIQKFLMEHPQFAKNPLYVGGSSYCGLIVPFITQDIVNGNEGETGSHINIKGYVLGSPLTDPFDTDRIGKIKFVHRVSLLSDDLYESTKVSCGAPYWNVSSAECENNVQAVLDFVAPLNDENMLEPKCDNSFPSIWCRKNYNLIIDNWANNPQVREALNVREGTVGHWTRCNQTLKTQSYMTTMISSFGYHQYLTNRPIRALIYGLINSGDQELSATYVGILRWIKRLDVVIDDDWRPWFVNDLVAGYVTKYSNGHYNLTFTTVKGAGHCPSEYKPQESLAMFQRWLAHSSL; this is encoded by the exons ATATGTTGGAGTGGGGAAGGGGGAGGAGGTGCAGCTATTTTACTACTTTATTGAGTCCGAGCGAGACCCAGAAACCGATCCACTTTTGCTTTGGCTCACTGGAGGACCTGGTTGCACTTCCCTGTCTGCAATTTATTTTGAACATATTG GTCCATTGTCTTTCAACTATACAGGAGTATATTTCAACCGTACTACATCTACTTGGGAGACTGATCTACCAGCTCTTCAATTAAATCCTTACTCTTGGACCAAG GTTTCCAACATACTATTTCTGGAATCACCTGTTGGCACTGGATTCTCTTATGCAACAAATGCTGAATCTTACTATACTACGGatataaaatcatcaaaacagaTATACGAGTTTATACAAAAG TTTCTTATGGAGCATCCTCAATTTGCAAAAAATCCTCTCTATGTTGGTGGTAGCTCGTATTGTGGACTTATCGTCCCTTTCATCACGCAAGACATTGTAAATG GGAACGAAGGTGAAACTGGTTCACATATCAATATTAAG GGTTATGTTCTCGGAAGTCCTCTGACAGATCCATTTGACACTGATAGAATCGGGAAAATCAAATTTGTTCATCGTGTATCCCTATTATCTGATGATCTGTATGAG TCAACCAAAGTGAGCTGCGGTGCCCCATACTGGAACGTTAGCAGTGCAGAGTGCGAAAATAACGTTCAAGCTGTACTTGAT TTTGTTGCTCCACTTAACGATGAAAATATGTTGGAGCCTAAATGTGACAATTCTTTCCCGAGTATTTGGTGTAGG AAAAATTATAATTTGATCATCGACAATTGGGCTAATAATCCTCAAGTCCGAGAAGCACTTAATGTTCGGGAG GGAACAGTGGGTCATTGGACTCGATGCAACCAAACATTGAAGACTCAATCTTACATGACAACAATGATAAGCAGCTTTGGTTATCATCAATATCTTACAAACAGGCCTATCAGGGCACTCATATACGG TTTGATCAACAGTGGTGATCAAGAGCTGAGTGCTACATATGTCGGCATACTGAGATGGATCAAGAGGCTTGACGTGGTAATTGATGATGATTGGAGGCCATGGTTCGTGAATGACCTAGTTGCTGG ATATGTTACAAAGTATTCAAATGGTCACTACAATTTGACATTTACCACAGTTAAG GGAGCAGGACATTGCCCTTCAGAGTATAAGCCTCAAGAAAGTTTAGCCATGTTTCAAAGATGGCTTGCACATTCTTCTCTCTAG
- the LOC110788984 gene encoding serine carboxypeptidase-like 16 isoform X2: MKLLILLLILLMLILSPINSESRLVKYLPGFPGNLPFKLHTGYVGVGKGEEVQLFYYFIESERDPETDPLLLWLTGGPGCTSLSAIYFEHIGPLSFNYTGVYFNRTTSTWETDLPALQLNPYSWTKVSNILFLESPVGTGFSYATNAESYYTTDIKSSKQIYEFIQKFLMEHPQFAKNPLYVGGSSYCGLIVPFITQDIVNGNEGETGSHINIKGYVLGSPLTDPFDTDRIGKIKFVHRVSLLSDDLYESTKVSCGAPYWNVSSAECENNVQAVLDFVAPLNDENMLEPKCDNSFPSIWCRKNYNLIIDNWANNPQVREALNVREGTVGHWTRCNQTLKTQSYMTTMISSFGYHQYLTNRPIRALIYGGDQELSATYVGILRWIKRLDVVIDDDWRPWFVNDLVAGYVTKYSNGHYNLTFTTVKGAGHCPSEYKPQESLAMFQRWLAHSSL; the protein is encoded by the exons ATATGTTGGAGTGGGGAAGGGGGAGGAGGTGCAGCTATTTTACTACTTTATTGAGTCCGAGCGAGACCCAGAAACCGATCCACTTTTGCTTTGGCTCACTGGAGGACCTGGTTGCACTTCCCTGTCTGCAATTTATTTTGAACATATTG GTCCATTGTCTTTCAACTATACAGGAGTATATTTCAACCGTACTACATCTACTTGGGAGACTGATCTACCAGCTCTTCAATTAAATCCTTACTCTTGGACCAAG GTTTCCAACATACTATTTCTGGAATCACCTGTTGGCACTGGATTCTCTTATGCAACAAATGCTGAATCTTACTATACTACGGatataaaatcatcaaaacagaTATACGAGTTTATACAAAAG TTTCTTATGGAGCATCCTCAATTTGCAAAAAATCCTCTCTATGTTGGTGGTAGCTCGTATTGTGGACTTATCGTCCCTTTCATCACGCAAGACATTGTAAATG GGAACGAAGGTGAAACTGGTTCACATATCAATATTAAG GGTTATGTTCTCGGAAGTCCTCTGACAGATCCATTTGACACTGATAGAATCGGGAAAATCAAATTTGTTCATCGTGTATCCCTATTATCTGATGATCTGTATGAG TCAACCAAAGTGAGCTGCGGTGCCCCATACTGGAACGTTAGCAGTGCAGAGTGCGAAAATAACGTTCAAGCTGTACTTGAT TTTGTTGCTCCACTTAACGATGAAAATATGTTGGAGCCTAAATGTGACAATTCTTTCCCGAGTATTTGGTGTAGG AAAAATTATAATTTGATCATCGACAATTGGGCTAATAATCCTCAAGTCCGAGAAGCACTTAATGTTCGGGAG GGAACAGTGGGTCATTGGACTCGATGCAACCAAACATTGAAGACTCAATCTTACATGACAACAATGATAAGCAGCTTTGGTTATCATCAATATCTTACAAACAGGCCTATCAGGGCACTCATATACGG TGGTGATCAAGAGCTGAGTGCTACATATGTCGGCATACTGAGATGGATCAAGAGGCTTGACGTGGTAATTGATGATGATTGGAGGCCATGGTTCGTGAATGACCTAGTTGCTGG ATATGTTACAAAGTATTCAAATGGTCACTACAATTTGACATTTACCACAGTTAAG GGAGCAGGACATTGCCCTTCAGAGTATAAGCCTCAAGAAAGTTTAGCCATGTTTCAAAGATGGCTTGCACATTCTTCTCTCTAG